The following coding sequences are from one Solea solea chromosome 11, fSolSol10.1, whole genome shotgun sequence window:
- the cbx5 gene encoding chromobox protein homolog 5: MGKKSREDDSSSSDEEEYVVEKVLDRRVVKGRVEFFLKWKGYSEKHNTWEPEKNLDCPELISEFMKTYKKSSSTSGSSTPSSGGKTGMPSSGRPKDSSSSKKRSSDDEEEEGGSKSKKKKEDDILVARGFERGLEPEKIIGATDSCGDLMFLMKWKDSDEADLVLAKEANHKCPQIVIAFYEERLTWHEDGDKKEKDAVSA; encoded by the exons ATGGGCAAAAAGTCTCGCGAAGATGACTCCTCATCCTCTGATGAAGAAGAATATGTTGTGGAGAAGGTGCTGGACAGGAGGGTGGTGAAAGGCAGAGTTGAGTTCTTCCTGAAGTGGAAAGGATACTCGGA GAAGCACAACACATGGGAGCCAGAGAAGAATCTGGATTGCCCTGAGcttatctcagaattcatgaAGACCTACAAGAAAAGCAGTAGCACCAGTGGAAGCTCAACGCCTAGCAGTGGGGGCAAAACAGGCATGCCCTCCTCAGGACGACCCAAAGACTCAAGTAGCTCAAAGAAGAGAAGCtcagatgatgaggaggaggaaggtggaagtaaatcaaaaaagaaaaaggag GATGACATTCTTGTTGCGCGTGGATTTGAAAGAGGACTTGAGCCAGAGAAGATCATCGGAGCAACTGACTCTTGTGGGGACCTAATGTTTCTTATGAAGTG GAAAGATTCTGATGAGGCTGATCTTGTGCTTGCCAAGGAGGCTAATCATAAGTGCCCTCAAATCGTCATAGCCTTTTATGAGGAACGTCTCACCTGGCATGAAGACGGTGACAAGAAGGAGAAGGACGCTGTCAGTGCATGA